Within the Thermostichus lividus PCC 6715 genome, the region TTAGTATCGTGGAGCACTGCCCCTTTCAGCACCGCCCCACTGAGCACCGCTTGGCGGAGGTTCGCCCGCGACAGGTAAGCCCCCACCAACACCGCCCCACTGAGGATAGCTTCTTGCAGATCGGCATCCGTCAAGTTAGCCCCACTGAGGTCTGCACCAATGAGGTTAGCTCCCCGTAAATTCGCATTGGCTAAATTAGCCTTAATTAAATCGGCACCACTCCAGTTAATGCCTTGGAGATTTGCCCCAGCCAAGTCCACATGACTAAGTTGCACCAACGGAAACGAGCTGCCCGCCAAATTGACACCGCGAAAATTGCGAACCCCGCGGGCAAATTCACTTAAGAGCGTTTCGAGGGTGATAGCTTTACTCATGGCAGGTTCTGATTAGGACACAACGGACTAGGCGGGTGACACAGCGGCTCACTATAGCTATTCTAGGTCGTGAGGCTGAATCCACAGGAGTAGGGCGTCAATGCCATGGTTTGTGAAAATTGAGCGCGGCATCGTTGATAAGCAGACCTTTGACCAGCATGTTCCGGCTCATTGTGCCTATGTCCGTAAGTTAATTGCCGCAGGCCATCAAGCACGAACGGGGTACTGGGCGGAGCGAGGCGGGGGGATGATGCTGTTTGAGGCCAGCTCGTTAGCTGCCGCCAAAGCCATCGTCGAAGCAGATCCCTTGGTGCAACATCAGTGCGTTCACTACGAACTCCACGAGTGGTGTATTGTCGAAGAGCCGCGCTAGCCTTGGCGCAGTTTCTCAGCCCACACTCGCGTTGGCAAGCCCCACACATAAATAAATCCTTCCGCTGCTTTGTGATCAAACTGATCCTCAGCCCCATAGGTCGCTAAGTCTGGGGCATAAAGCGAAACAGAGGAGCGCCGACCCACTACCTTGGCAGTTCCCTTAAAGAGTTTAACCCGTACTGTACCGCTAACGCGAGCTTGGGTTTGGGCAATAAAGGCATCCAGAGCTGCCTTGAGGGGGCTATACCACAGGCCGTTATAGACCAAGCGGCTGTAGGTATCTTCAACGCCACGCTTGTACTGGGTGACATCGGCAGTCAGGGTCAGGCTTTCAAGATCCCGGTGCGCATCAATGAGTACCAGCAAGGCCGGAGCCTCATAGATTTCGCGGGACTTAATGCCCACAAGACGGTTTTCGATCATGTCGATGCGACCCACGCCATGGCGACCCACCCGCTCATTGAGTTGGCTAACCAGCTCAACTGGCTCTAGGCGCTGACCGTCAAGGCTCACAGGAATCCCTTGCTCAAAGCCAATCTCCACATACTCAGGCGAGTTGGGGGTGTCCTCCACCGCACGGGTCATTAAGTAAATCTCTTCTAGGGGTTCATTCCATGGATCTTCGAGCGGCCCCGCCTCGATACTTCGCCCGAGCAAATTGCGGTCGATGCTGTAGGGGGAAGATTTCTTGACCGGAGCAGGAATGCCAAACCGCTCACCATAGGCAATAGTTTCTTCGCGGCTCATCCCCCACTCCCGCGCCGGCGCTAGCACCTTTAGGTTGGGGTTCAACGCGGCGATCGCCACATCAAAGCGTACTTGGTCGTTCCCCTTGCCTGTGCAGCCGTGGGCAACCGCATCCGCACCATACTCCGCCGCAGCATCTACCAAGAGCTTGGCAATCA harbors:
- a CDS encoding YciI family protein; this translates as MPWFVKIERGIVDKQTFDQHVPAHCAYVRKLIAAGHQARTGYWAERGGGMMLFEASSLAAAKAIVEADPLVQHQCVHYELHEWCIVEEPR
- a CDS encoding argininosuccinate synthase, translated to MGRAKKVVLAYSGGVDTSVCIPYLKEEWGVQEVITLAADLGQGDELEPIRQKALDSGASESLVVDAKAAFIRDYAFPAIQANALYENRYPLSTALARPLIAKLLVDAAAEYGADAVAHGCTGKGNDQVRFDVAIAALNPNLKVLAPAREWGMSREETIAYGERFGIPAPVKKSSPYSIDRNLLGRSIEAGPLEDPWNEPLEEIYLMTRAVEDTPNSPEYVEIGFEQGIPVSLDGQRLEPVELVSQLNERVGRHGVGRIDMIENRLVGIKSREIYEAPALLVLIDAHRDLESLTLTADVTQYKRGVEDTYSRLVYNGLWYSPLKAALDAFIAQTQARVSGTVRVKLFKGTAKVVGRRSSVSLYAPDLATYGAEDQFDHKAAEGFIYVWGLPTRVWAEKLRQG